From a single Silene latifolia isolate original U9 population chromosome 6, ASM4854445v1, whole genome shotgun sequence genomic region:
- the LOC141588204 gene encoding uncharacterized protein LOC141588204, whose product MTRITIVGPWAITGDFNCVMAANERVGGNVPSSEIEPFRDCVADCGVLDIAATGALYTWNNKQQPEERIYSRLDRVLVNKDWCDHLHDLYAHFLPEGMYDHTPCIVSSNKQAKVVGTPMFKLVKKLKILKPALRQLNREKFSDIEHAVDVKQKQIEDLQDQLGRDPSDMQKRAAESEATTQLKELVAARDSFLAQKAKHK is encoded by the exons atgacacgcatcactatTGTTGGACCATGGGCTATAACAGGAGATTTTAATTGTGTAATGGCAGCAAATGAAAGGGTTGGTGGCAATGTACCTTCCTCTGAAATAGAGCCATTTAGGGACTGTGTGGCTGATTGTGGTGTTCTGGATATTGCTGCTACTGGTGCTCTATATACTTGGAACAACAAACAACAGCCTGAGGAGAGGATATATAGTAGATTGGATAGGGTGTTGGTTAACAAGGATTGGTGTGATCATCTACATGATTTGTATGCCCATTTTCTACCAGAGGGGATGTATGATCATACCCCATGTATTGTGAGTAGTAACAAGCAG GCTAAAGTGGTTGGGACTCCAATGTTTAAGCTTGTCAAAAAATTGAAAATACTGAAACCTGCCCTTAGACAGCTGAACAGGGAGAAATTCAGTGACATTGAACATGCTGTTGATGTCAAACAGAAACAGATTGAAGACTTGCAGGATCAGTTAGGCAGGGATCCCTCAGATATGCAGAAGAGAGCAGCTGAATCAGAAGCTACTACACAATTGAAAGAGCTAGTTGCAGCAAGAGATAGTTTTCTAGCTCAGAAAGCAAAGCATAAATGA